In Carya illinoinensis cultivar Pawnee chromosome 9, C.illinoinensisPawnee_v1, whole genome shotgun sequence, the following are encoded in one genomic region:
- the LOC122275231 gene encoding cysteine-rich receptor-like protein kinase 10 isoform X2 — protein MVSLRPISFIQFCILTFIALATAQPSFLYHFCVYKNGNYTTNSIYETNLNRVLSSISSNKIIDNGFYSNSYGQEPDKAYGIGLCRGDVKPDVCRSCLNDSRISLKKLCPNQKEAIGWYDNCSLRFSNRSIFAVAESSPSFYMWNIRNVSDIDGYGQVLANQLDGMISETASGRSFIKFATRTAIAPDFGRIYVLSQCTTDLSEQDCLGCLRTISERIPLCCIGKAGGRIYTPSCNFRYETYTFFDQLTPAASPTSPSPPSQPVSPPPIKDNDVFAGTKRNTTTRTAIVIVVPTLVVIILVISIIYLFLRVKKRKDHFERKYNIVPAAGSFSEALDEMGNVESLQFDFEVIRAATDDFSDANKLGKGGFGLVYEGKLSNGQEIAVKRLSKNSGQGDLEFKNEVVLVAKLQHRNLVRLLGFCLEGNERLLVYEFVPNRSLDHYIFDPKKSANLDWERRYKIIKGIARGLLYLHEDSRLRIIHRDLKAANVLLDIEMNPKISDFGMARMCVLDQTEGSTNRIVGTYGYMAPEYAMLGQFSIKSDVFSFGVLMMEIISGQKITSFHEGENREYLLSYAWKNWREGTAANLIDLTLRSGPLSEMIRCIHIGLLCVQANVTDRLDMASVVLMLNSNSIALPLPTQPASFMQNEVPLATTMKLDTDCKPISQNEVSITELDPR, from the exons ATGGTTTCTTTAAGGCCGATTTCTTTTATTCAGTTCTGCATTTTAACATTCATAGCTCTAGCCACTGCCCAACCAAGCTTCCTCTACCATTTCTGTGTATACAAAAATGGTAATTATACCACTAACAGTATCTACGAGACCAACCTCAACAGAGTCCTCTCGTCCatctcctccaataaaattattgacaaCGGGTTTTACAGCAATTCTTACGGTCAAGAACCTGACAAAGCGTATGGAATTGGACTTTGTAGAGGAGATGTAAAGCCAGATGTTTGCCGTAGTTGCCTCAATGATTCTAGAATTTCTCTCAAAAAACTTTGTCCCAATCAGAAGGAGGCAATAGGATGGTACGACAATTGCTCGTTACGCTTCTCAAACCGCTCAATATTTGCCGTAGCGGaaagttctccttctttctaTATGTGGAATATAAGAAACGTATCAGACATAGATGGGTACGGCCAAGTGCTTGCGAACCAGTTAGATGGTATGATAAGTGAAACTGCATCAGGTCGTTCTTTCATCAAGTTTGCCACGAGAACCGCCATCGCCCCTGACTTTGGCAGAATATATGTGCTCTCGCAGTGCACCACCGATTTATCGGAGCAAGATTGCCTTGGTTGTCTAAGAACTATTTCTGAGAGAATTCCACTATGCTGTATCGGGAAAGCAGGTGGTAGGATATACACTCCCAGCTGTAATTTCAGGTATGAGACCTACACTTTTTTCGACCAGCTTACACCTGCGGCATCACCAACTTCGCCATCACCACCTTCCCAACCAGTCTCTCCTCCTCCCATAAAAG ACAACGATGTTTTTGCAGGAACTAAGAGAAACACCACAACTCGAACTGCCATCGTCATTGTTGTGCCCACTCTTGTTGTTATCATACTAGTCAtcagtattatttatttatttttaagagtgAAGAAGCGCAAGGATCATTTTGAACGTAAGTACAACATAGTTC CGGCCGCCGGTTCTTTTTCTGAAGCCCTGGATGAAATGGGAAACGTGGAATCCCTGCAATTTGATTTCGAAGTTATTAGAGCTGCCACAGACGACTTTTCTGATGCAAATAAGCTTGGAAAAGGAGGATTTGGGCTCGTTTATGAG GGTAAGCTTTCCAATGGACAAGAGATAGCAGTAAAAAGACTATCAAAAAACTCAGGACAAGGAGATTTGGAATTTAAGAATGAGGTTGTATTAGTAGCCAAGCTCCAACACCGGAATTTAGTCAGGCTCCTTGGATTTTGCTTGGAAGGGAATGAACGTCTTCTTGTGTATGAGTTCGTGCCAAACAGAAGCCTTGATCACTATATATTTG ATCCCAAGAAAAGTGCAAATCTAGATTGGGAGAGgcgatataaaattataaaaggcATTGCTCGAGGGCTTTTATATCTTCATGAGGATTCTCGACTTCGGATTATTCATCGTGATCTCAAAGCTGCTAACGTTCTATTAGATATAGAAATGAATCCTAAGATTTCAGATTTTGGCATGGCAAGGATGTGTGTACTAGATCAGACTGAAGGCAGTACAAACAGAATTGTGGGGACCTA TGGATATATGGCACCAGAATATGCAATGCTTGGGCAATTCTCGATCAAGTCAGATGTCTTTAGTTTTGGCGTGCTGATGATGGAGATTATAAGTGGTCAAAAAATTACATCTTTCCATGAAGGGGAGAACAGAGAGTACCTTCTAAGCTAT GCTTGGAAAAATTGGAGAGAGGGGACAGCTGCGAATCTCATAGATCTCACATTAAGGAGTGGTCCACTGAGCGAAATGATACGATGTATTCACATTGGATTACTGTGTGTTCAAGCAAATGTTACCGACAGACTAGACATGGCTTCAGTTGTTCTCATGCTTAATAGCAATTCCATTGCTCTCCCTTTGCCCACACAACCAGCAAGTTTTATGCAAAATGAGGTTCCACTGGCAACAACAATGAAACTGGACACTGATTGCAAGCCAATAAGTCAGAACGAGGTTTCGATTACCGAGTTAGATCCTAGGTAG
- the LOC122275231 gene encoding putative receptor-like protein kinase At4g00960 isoform X1 has product MVSLRPISFIQFCILTFIALATAQPSFLYHFCVYKNGNYTTNSIYETNLNRVLSSISSNKIIDNGFYSNSYGQEPDKAYGIGLCRGDVKPDVCRSCLNDSRISLKKLCPNQKEAIGWYDNCSLRFSNRSIFAVAESSPSFYMWNIRNVSDIDGYGQVLANQLDGMISETASGRSFIKFATRTAIAPDFGRIYVLSQCTTDLSEQDCLGCLRTISERIPLCCIGKAGGRIYTPSCNFRYETYTFFDQLTPAASPTSPSPPSQPVSPPPIKGTKRNTTTRTAIVIVVPTLVVIILVISIIYLFLRVKKRKDHFEPLDEMGNVESLQFDFEVIRAATDDFSDANKLGKGGFGLVYEGKLSNGQEIAVKRLSKNSGQGDLEFKNEVVLVAKLQHRNLVRLLGFCLEGNERLLVYEFVPNRSLDHYIFDPKKSANLDWERRYKIIKGIARGLLYLHEDSRLRIIHRDLKAANVLLDIEMNPKISDFGMARMCVLDQTEGSTNRIVGTYGYMAPEYAMLGQFSIKSDVFSFGVLMMEIISGQKITSFHEGENREYLLSYAWKNWREGTAANLIDLTLRSGPLSEMIRCIHIGLLCVQANVTDRLDMASVVLMLNSNSIALPLPTQPASFMQNEVPLATTMKLDTDCKPISQNEVSITELDPR; this is encoded by the exons ATGGTTTCTTTAAGGCCGATTTCTTTTATTCAGTTCTGCATTTTAACATTCATAGCTCTAGCCACTGCCCAACCAAGCTTCCTCTACCATTTCTGTGTATACAAAAATGGTAATTATACCACTAACAGTATCTACGAGACCAACCTCAACAGAGTCCTCTCGTCCatctcctccaataaaattattgacaaCGGGTTTTACAGCAATTCTTACGGTCAAGAACCTGACAAAGCGTATGGAATTGGACTTTGTAGAGGAGATGTAAAGCCAGATGTTTGCCGTAGTTGCCTCAATGATTCTAGAATTTCTCTCAAAAAACTTTGTCCCAATCAGAAGGAGGCAATAGGATGGTACGACAATTGCTCGTTACGCTTCTCAAACCGCTCAATATTTGCCGTAGCGGaaagttctccttctttctaTATGTGGAATATAAGAAACGTATCAGACATAGATGGGTACGGCCAAGTGCTTGCGAACCAGTTAGATGGTATGATAAGTGAAACTGCATCAGGTCGTTCTTTCATCAAGTTTGCCACGAGAACCGCCATCGCCCCTGACTTTGGCAGAATATATGTGCTCTCGCAGTGCACCACCGATTTATCGGAGCAAGATTGCCTTGGTTGTCTAAGAACTATTTCTGAGAGAATTCCACTATGCTGTATCGGGAAAGCAGGTGGTAGGATATACACTCCCAGCTGTAATTTCAGGTATGAGACCTACACTTTTTTCGACCAGCTTACACCTGCGGCATCACCAACTTCGCCATCACCACCTTCCCAACCAGTCTCTCCTCCTCCCATAAAAG GAACTAAGAGAAACACCACAACTCGAACTGCCATCGTCATTGTTGTGCCCACTCTTGTTGTTATCATACTAGTCAtcagtattatttatttatttttaagagtgAAGAAGCGCAAGGATCATTTTGAAC CCCTGGATGAAATGGGAAACGTGGAATCCCTGCAATTTGATTTCGAAGTTATTAGAGCTGCCACAGACGACTTTTCTGATGCAAATAAGCTTGGAAAAGGAGGATTTGGGCTCGTTTATGAG GGTAAGCTTTCCAATGGACAAGAGATAGCAGTAAAAAGACTATCAAAAAACTCAGGACAAGGAGATTTGGAATTTAAGAATGAGGTTGTATTAGTAGCCAAGCTCCAACACCGGAATTTAGTCAGGCTCCTTGGATTTTGCTTGGAAGGGAATGAACGTCTTCTTGTGTATGAGTTCGTGCCAAACAGAAGCCTTGATCACTATATATTTG ATCCCAAGAAAAGTGCAAATCTAGATTGGGAGAGgcgatataaaattataaaaggcATTGCTCGAGGGCTTTTATATCTTCATGAGGATTCTCGACTTCGGATTATTCATCGTGATCTCAAAGCTGCTAACGTTCTATTAGATATAGAAATGAATCCTAAGATTTCAGATTTTGGCATGGCAAGGATGTGTGTACTAGATCAGACTGAAGGCAGTACAAACAGAATTGTGGGGACCTA TGGATATATGGCACCAGAATATGCAATGCTTGGGCAATTCTCGATCAAGTCAGATGTCTTTAGTTTTGGCGTGCTGATGATGGAGATTATAAGTGGTCAAAAAATTACATCTTTCCATGAAGGGGAGAACAGAGAGTACCTTCTAAGCTAT GCTTGGAAAAATTGGAGAGAGGGGACAGCTGCGAATCTCATAGATCTCACATTAAGGAGTGGTCCACTGAGCGAAATGATACGATGTATTCACATTGGATTACTGTGTGTTCAAGCAAATGTTACCGACAGACTAGACATGGCTTCAGTTGTTCTCATGCTTAATAGCAATTCCATTGCTCTCCCTTTGCCCACACAACCAGCAAGTTTTATGCAAAATGAGGTTCCACTGGCAACAACAATGAAACTGGACACTGATTGCAAGCCAATAAGTCAGAACGAGGTTTCGATTACCGAGTTAGATCCTAGGTAG